One window of the Niallia circulans genome contains the following:
- a CDS encoding ABC transporter ATP-binding protein: MSEQHIIQFENVTKSYDQDTTVLENVSFEIERGKFYTLLGPSGCGKTTVLRLIAGFMEPTEGNIYFNGKLINKIPANKRQVNTVFQDYALFPHLNVFENVAFGLRIKKWKKQVIEEKVKEALRFVNLEGYENREISEMSGGQRQRVAIARAIVNEPEIILLDEPLSALDLKLRTEMQYELRELQRRLGITFIFVTHDQEEALAMSDEIFVLNKGRIEQSGTPTDIYDEPINRFVADFIGESNIVPGTMKKDFVVHFGSKTFDCVDGGFDDNEAVEVVIRPEDLEITSLEAGKLKVKVDSQLFRGVHYEICGYDEDGNEWLVHSTKKATVGTEIGLYFEPEAIHVMRLGETEEEFDKRLEAYEGAANEK, from the coding sequence ATGTCTGAGCAGCATATTATTCAATTTGAAAATGTAACAAAGAGTTATGATCAAGATACAACTGTTTTAGAAAATGTAAGCTTTGAAATTGAGCGAGGTAAATTTTATACACTGCTTGGTCCATCTGGCTGTGGAAAAACGACTGTTTTACGATTAATTGCTGGATTTATGGAACCGACAGAAGGAAATATTTACTTTAACGGTAAGCTGATTAATAAAATACCTGCAAATAAAAGACAGGTAAATACCGTTTTCCAAGATTATGCGCTATTCCCCCATTTAAATGTATTTGAAAATGTGGCCTTTGGTCTTCGTATAAAAAAATGGAAGAAGCAAGTAATCGAAGAAAAAGTGAAAGAGGCTCTACGTTTTGTTAACTTGGAAGGCTACGAGAATAGAGAAATCAGTGAGATGTCTGGTGGACAGAGACAGCGTGTTGCAATTGCAAGAGCCATTGTAAATGAACCGGAAATTATTCTTCTCGATGAACCATTATCTGCACTTGATTTAAAGCTTCGCACAGAAATGCAATATGAGTTAAGAGAATTACAGAGAAGATTAGGGATTACTTTTATCTTTGTGACACATGATCAGGAAGAAGCTTTGGCCATGTCAGATGAAATCTTTGTGTTAAATAAAGGACGCATTGAGCAAAGCGGAACACCAACTGATATTTATGATGAACCAATTAATCGTTTTGTAGCAGACTTTATCGGGGAATCCAATATTGTACCAGGAACAATGAAAAAAGATTTTGTTGTCCATTTTGGCAGTAAAACTTTTGATTGTGTAGATGGTGGCTTTGACGATAATGAAGCAGTAGAAGTAGTAATACGCCCAGAGGATTTAGAAATTACTTCTTTAGAAGCAGGTAAATTAAAGGTAAAGGTAGACTCTCAATTATTTAGAGGCGTTCATTACGAGATTTGTGGGTATGACGAGGATGGAAATGAATGGCTAGTTCATTCTACAAAGAAAGCAACGGTAGGAACCGAAATTGGCCTTTACTTTGAACCAGAGGCTATTCATGTTATGCGCCTTGGGGAAACAGAAGAAGAGTTTGATAAACGCCTAGAAGCGTATGAGGGGGCAGCCAATGAAAAGTAG
- a CDS encoding ABC transporter permease produces MKKLSKWSVLYLCIVFIILYAPIFYLIFYSFNSGGTMHDFDSFTLGWYKELFQDTRLLVIVLNTIIIALLSAAVSTIIGVLGAISISIMRKKGLRNSILSLNNVLIVSPDVIIGASFLIFFTIIGIKLGFFSVLLSHIAFSIPIVVIMVLPKLEEMSPTLVDAALDLGASWKDVLTKVIIPYISPGIFAGFFMALTYSLDDFAVTFFVTGNGFTTLSVEIYSLARRGISLNINALSTLLFLFTLLLVIGYYFITQRVNKTPQAGVRK; encoded by the coding sequence ATGAAAAAGCTATCCAAATGGTCTGTATTGTATTTATGTATTGTTTTTATCATATTATATGCCCCTATCTTTTATCTGATTTTTTACTCGTTTAATAGCGGGGGAACCATGCATGATTTTGATTCCTTTACACTTGGCTGGTATAAGGAGTTATTTCAAGATACAAGACTGCTCGTAATTGTGTTAAATACGATTATTATTGCTCTTTTGTCTGCAGCAGTATCAACTATCATTGGAGTACTTGGGGCTATTAGTATTTCTATAATGAGAAAAAAGGGCTTGAGGAATTCTATTTTGTCTTTAAACAATGTGCTTATTGTAAGCCCTGATGTTATTATTGGTGCTTCCTTCTTAATCTTTTTTACGATCATTGGAATCAAATTAGGATTCTTTTCTGTTCTGTTGTCACATATAGCTTTTTCGATTCCTATTGTTGTGATTATGGTTTTACCTAAGCTGGAAGAAATGAGTCCGACTTTGGTCGATGCTGCCTTAGATCTTGGAGCAAGCTGGAAGGATGTATTGACAAAAGTCATTATTCCTTATATTTCACCAGGAATATTTGCTGGTTTCTTTATGGCATTAACCTATTCTTTAGATGACTTTGCTGTAACATTTTTTGTAACAGGTAATGGATTTACCACCTTATCAGTAGAGATTTATTCTTTAGCACGACGAGGGATTTCTTTAAATATTAATGCATTATCGACCTTATTATTCTTATTTACGTTGCTTCTTGTCATTGGCTACTATTTCATTACGCAACGAGTTAATAAAACTCCACAAGCGGGGGTGAGAAAATGA
- a CDS encoding MFS transporter permease: MKHYIKFELKNTFGYNIGMIVGGLLPLVLAIGGYHDTNDAAQNNIIAEKIFSMCLPMIPLGLVLLPFTIAFAKDIESGISTRFSLFGYTKLNQMLAKFIAILSMVIGICIIYFFVLQIALPLPFPSTTTLILMICGIVILTISLYFLAFTIAWFFKGFNAVQGIAMIAYFGIAILTGTIGDFEITGVMKKIADFIPFDSFRTELANKWATPSFDMSDVLMRLILFMIFTIFLFGIINVSIAKKKA, encoded by the coding sequence ATGAAACATTATATCAAATTTGAATTAAAAAATACATTTGGATACAATATTGGAATGATTGTCGGAGGATTGTTGCCATTAGTTTTAGCAATCGGAGGATACCATGATACCAATGATGCAGCACAAAATAATATAATTGCTGAGAAAATTTTTTCAATGTGCTTACCAATGATACCATTAGGACTTGTATTGCTACCTTTCACGATCGCTTTTGCTAAAGATATTGAAAGTGGTATTTCTACCCGCTTCTCTTTATTTGGGTATACGAAACTAAACCAGATGCTTGCAAAATTTATTGCGATTCTTTCTATGGTTATTGGCATTTGCATTATTTATTTCTTTGTATTGCAAATCGCTCTTCCATTACCCTTTCCTAGTACAACGACTTTAATTTTAATGATTTGTGGCATTGTAATATTAACCATTTCTTTGTACTTTTTAGCGTTCACTATTGCATGGTTTTTCAAAGGATTTAATGCTGTTCAAGGAATTGCAATGATTGCATATTTTGGGATTGCCATTCTTACGGGTACAATTGGAGATTTTGAAATTACAGGAGTAATGAAAAAAATAGCAGATTTTATACCTTTTGACTCCTTCAGAACCGAGTTGGCAAACAAGTGGGCGACACCAAGCTTCGATATGTCAGATGTATTAATGCGTTTAATTCTCTTTATGATTTTTACTATTTTTTTATTTGGTATTATAAATGTGAGCATAGCAAAAAAAAAAGCATGA
- a CDS encoding divergent polysaccharide deacetylase family protein has translation MKKIICFFCFLTFPLGISAQEAAPSKNQVRKELAIVIDDFGNNMKGTEEMLNLPVPITVAIMPFLSTSKEDAIRAHKKGHEVIVHLPLEPKKGKKSWLGPGAITTDLSDQEIRKRVKDAIESIPYAVGMNHHMGSKATEDKRVMKIILEECRNHSLYYLDSKTTSNSVIKELAEELNVPYLENDLFFDHIYTSQYINKQASRLAKKLDTEQEFIAIGHVGVSGPAVVSVLKEYIPLYQKDADIVPLSTLVEGYELLDTDIP, from the coding sequence ATGAAAAAAATAATATGCTTTTTCTGTTTTCTTACGTTTCCGCTAGGAATCTCCGCTCAGGAGGCAGCTCCATCTAAAAATCAAGTTAGAAAAGAGCTTGCCATCGTCATTGATGATTTTGGTAATAATATGAAGGGGACAGAGGAGATGCTCAATCTACCTGTTCCTATTACGGTTGCAATAATGCCTTTTCTATCTACAAGTAAGGAAGATGCCATTCGTGCCCATAAAAAAGGGCATGAAGTGATCGTTCATCTGCCGCTAGAACCAAAAAAAGGGAAAAAGAGCTGGCTTGGACCAGGTGCTATTACAACAGATTTATCAGATCAAGAAATTAGAAAACGGGTGAAGGATGCGATTGAAAGTATTCCTTATGCGGTTGGGATGAATCATCATATGGGTTCAAAGGCGACGGAAGATAAAAGAGTAATGAAGATTATTCTAGAAGAATGTCGAAACCATAGTCTTTATTATTTAGACAGTAAGACAACAAGCAATAGTGTCATAAAGGAATTAGCCGAGGAATTAAATGTCCCTTATTTAGAAAATGATCTTTTTTTTGATCATATATATACAAGTCAATATATTAATAAGCAAGCTAGTCGATTAGCGAAAAAGCTAGATACAGAACAGGAATTTATTGCGATTGGCCATGTCGGAGTTTCTGGGCCAGCTGTAGTAAGTGTTTTAAAGGAGTACATTCCACTTTATCAAAAAGATGCTGATATTGTACCGCTTTCGACTCTAGTAGAAGGCTATGAACTGTTGGATACAGACATACCATAA
- a CDS encoding ABC transporter permease: protein MKSSTKWYTVPYYLWIVLFVIAPVALVVYYSFFDIEGAFTFENYQKFFTPVYLKMTLSSFWYAFLITFFSLIIAYPTAYLLTKTKHKQLWLLLIILPSWINLLLKAYAFLGIFGTHGAANQMLDFLGIGEQQILFTDFSFLFVSVYIFIPFMILPIFNALEKMNPSLVDASQDLGASSWTTFKKIVFPLTLNGVKSGCQAVFIPALSLFMITRLIAGNRVITLGTAIEQHFLITQDWGMGSTIAVFLIISMIIIMVLTGNRKRGI, encoded by the coding sequence ATGAAAAGTAGTACTAAATGGTATACGGTCCCTTATTATCTATGGATTGTACTTTTTGTTATTGCTCCAGTTGCACTTGTTGTTTATTATTCTTTCTTTGATATTGAAGGGGCATTTACGTTTGAAAATTATCAGAAGTTCTTTACACCAGTTTATTTGAAAATGACGTTAAGTTCCTTTTGGTATGCTTTTTTAATAACGTTCTTTTCCTTGATTATTGCATATCCGACTGCGTATTTATTAACTAAAACGAAGCATAAGCAATTATGGCTGTTATTAATTATTTTACCATCATGGATTAATCTTTTATTAAAGGCATATGCATTCTTAGGGATATTTGGAACACATGGTGCAGCCAATCAGATGCTCGATTTTCTTGGAATCGGTGAACAACAAATATTATTTACAGACTTCAGCTTTCTATTTGTAAGTGTGTATATCTTTATTCCTTTTATGATTCTACCTATTTTCAATGCATTAGAGAAGATGAATCCTAGCTTAGTAGATGCGTCTCAGGATTTAGGAGCGTCATCTTGGACGACATTTAAAAAAATTGTCTTTCCTCTAACATTAAATGGAGTAAAGTCTGGGTGCCAAGCTGTATTTATTCCAGCTCTATCCCTATTTATGATCACTCGTTTAATTGCAGGTAACCGTGTCATCACATTAGGTACTGCGATTGAACAGCATTTCCTAATTACACAAGATTGGGGAATGGGTTCGACGATAGCTGTATTTTTGATTATTAGTATGATTATCATCATGGTTCTTACAGGGAACAGAAAGAGAGGGATATAA
- a CDS encoding ABC transporter substrate-binding protein, whose protein sequence is MKSLIRGLIVIFALAFILLFIVHQLNSSRGYTSGKTLTVYNWGDYIDADLISKFEEETGIKIIYETFDSNEAMMTKIQQGGTSYDIAIPSEYMIDKMKEEDLLIPIDHSKLPNLKNIDSRFMDLSFDPDNKYSIPYFWGTVGIVYNPAMLDNKKITSWNDLWDKDLRNKIMLIDGAREIMGMSLNSLHYSLNDKDHDHLREAKEKLDTLTPNVKAIVGDEIRMLIENEEASIGVLWSGMAAEIMWENEDVEYVVPEEGSNLWFDNMVIPKTAKNIDGAHQFINFMLDAENAAQNTEYVGYSTPNKAAMKFLPEDITGDERFYPDEELTSKLEVYENLGHRSLAEYNDLFLEFKMHRK, encoded by the coding sequence ATGAAGTCTCTCATTCGTGGATTAATTGTTATTTTTGCACTGGCCTTCATCCTGCTATTTATTGTTCATCAATTAAATTCAAGCAGAGGGTATACGAGTGGTAAGACATTAACGGTATATAATTGGGGAGATTACATTGATGCAGACTTAATTTCTAAGTTTGAAGAGGAGACAGGGATTAAGATAATTTATGAAACCTTTGATTCCAATGAGGCAATGATGACAAAGATTCAGCAGGGAGGAACAAGCTATGATATTGCGATTCCCTCTGAATACATGATCGATAAAATGAAGGAAGAAGATTTATTAATTCCGATTGATCATTCGAAGCTTCCTAACTTGAAAAATATAGACAGCCGATTTATGGATCTTTCCTTTGATCCAGACAATAAATACTCAATTCCTTATTTCTGGGGAACAGTAGGAATTGTTTATAATCCAGCCATGCTTGATAATAAGAAAATTACTTCTTGGAATGATTTATGGGATAAGGATTTAAGAAATAAAATTATGCTGATAGATGGTGCACGAGAAATCATGGGGATGAGCTTAAATAGCTTACATTACTCTTTAAATGATAAAGATCATGATCACTTGCGGGAAGCAAAGGAAAAATTGGATACTTTAACACCAAATGTAAAGGCAATTGTAGGCGATGAAATTCGTATGCTCATTGAAAATGAAGAAGCATCAATCGGTGTGTTATGGTCTGGAATGGCTGCTGAGATTATGTGGGAAAATGAAGATGTAGAATATGTTGTTCCAGAAGAAGGATCTAATCTATGGTTCGATAATATGGTTATTCCAAAAACAGCCAAGAATATTGATGGGGCTCATCAATTTATTAATTTTATGCTAGATGCTGAAAATGCTGCTCAAAATACAGAATATGTCGGTTATTCTACTCCTAACAAGGCGGCAATGAAATTTTTGCCAGAGGATATTACTGGGGATGAACGTTTCTATCCAGATGAAGAATTGACATCTAAATTAGAAGTATACGAAAATCTTGGTCATCGTTCTCTAGCAGAATATAATGATTTATTCTTGGAGTTTAAGATGCATCGGAAATAA
- a CDS encoding helix-turn-helix domain-containing protein, producing the protein MEIGKKIKNLRLKKGLTQEELGERTDLSKGYISQLERDLSSPSIETFFDILEVLGCTPKEFFDDEERKQKVVYTEDDITDFSDEEKGYRIQWLVPESNEKEMEPIRLFFSKNGEFKIFEPSLSETFAYVVEGEILLKLGRQEYRAKKGESIYYHATEEHQLINLADGVTELILVATDSYL; encoded by the coding sequence ATGGAAATCGGAAAAAAAATAAAGAATTTACGGTTGAAAAAAGGATTAACACAAGAAGAGTTAGGTGAGAGAACTGATTTAAGCAAGGGATATATATCCCAGCTGGAGAGGGATTTAAGTTCTCCTTCCATTGAGACATTTTTTGATATTTTAGAAGTTTTAGGATGTACACCGAAAGAATTCTTCGATGATGAAGAGCGAAAACAGAAGGTGGTTTATACAGAGGATGATATAACGGATTTTTCTGATGAGGAAAAAGGGTATCGGATTCAATGGCTAGTTCCTGAATCAAATGAAAAAGAAATGGAACCAATACGGCTATTCTTTTCTAAGAATGGAGAATTTAAAATATTTGAACCTTCTTTATCGGAAACATTTGCATATGTAGTAGAAGGCGAAATTCTGCTGAAATTAGGCAGACAAGAGTATCGGGCAAAAAAAGGGGAATCTATTTACTATCATGCAACAGAGGAACATCAATTAATAAATCTAGCAGATGGTGTAACGGAATTAATTCTTGTAGCCACAGATTCTTACTTATAA
- the def gene encoding peptide deformylase has product MSKFTKEYIITMEDIVREGDPILREKTKEVSIPPTEEDIKELQCMLQYLKNSQDPILSKKYQLRAGVGLSANQIGLNKRMFASYIRQENGEALEYMLINPKIISHSTAMTYIPESEGCLSIDRSIVGYVPRYRRITVRAYNIHGEEVKIKLKDYEAIVFQHEIDHLNGILFYDHINSKNPFELPANVDITPLY; this is encoded by the coding sequence ATGAGTAAATTTACAAAGGAATATATTATAACCATGGAGGATATTGTGAGAGAAGGCGATCCTATCCTTCGTGAAAAAACAAAGGAAGTATCTATTCCTCCTACTGAAGAGGATATAAAAGAGTTGCAATGCATGCTGCAATATTTGAAAAACAGTCAGGATCCAATCTTGTCAAAAAAATACCAACTACGAGCAGGCGTAGGATTATCGGCAAACCAAATTGGCTTAAATAAACGAATGTTTGCGAGTTATATTAGGCAAGAAAACGGTGAAGCATTGGAATATATGTTAATCAACCCTAAGATCATTAGTCATTCTACTGCCATGACCTATATTCCTGAGAGTGAAGGCTGTCTTTCTATTGATCGATCCATTGTAGGCTATGTTCCTCGCTATCGTAGAATAACGGTTCGAGCATACAATATACATGGAGAAGAAGTAAAAATTAAATTAAAGGATTACGAAGCAATCGTTTTTCAACATGAAATAGATCACTTAAACGGAATACTATTTTATGATCATATCAATAGTAAAAACCCATTTGAGCTTCCTGCCAATGTGGATATTACTCCTTTATATTAA
- a CDS encoding S1C family serine protease, producing MSDLEKRNEWEKDRPEAEETNLGGEELVAEKEDQVISEDPVEKDEINKPEEAEYTAEKEQVHLDKEEEQENARKDTSKTKGFLSLLAAGVVGSALTFFTIPHTDLYNDSYDKLEKQVEELSNKVEGKQTGAITANTTSNTKTSDGTIAIADMVESSSKAIVGIVNMQKQSNPFSQNSSDVESGSGSGIIFKKDNQYAYIVTNNHVIEGANALEISLYNGDKTEAKLIGADALTDLAVVRIDAKYASDIINFGDSSTLRPGDQVWAIGNPLGQELSRTVTQGIVSAVDRSITVNTSAGDWEFNVIQTDAAINPGNSGGALINSSGEVIGINSLKISDSGVEGLGFAIPSNDLIPIVNEIIEKGKVERPYLGVGLASLEEVPRMYLEDLPNKVSKGVMITNIDANSAAAKAGLKVQDVIVAIDGKKVANSTDLRKYLYSEVKIGDKVKLEIYRDGKSQKVELTLTSNNTIN from the coding sequence ATGAGTGATTTGGAAAAACGAAATGAATGGGAGAAAGATCGCCCTGAGGCTGAAGAGACTAACCTTGGGGGCGAAGAATTAGTAGCAGAGAAGGAAGATCAAGTCATTTCAGAAGATCCTGTAGAAAAGGATGAAATAAACAAGCCAGAAGAAGCGGAATATACTGCTGAAAAAGAGCAAGTTCATCTTGATAAAGAAGAAGAACAAGAAAATGCTCGAAAAGATACTTCGAAAACAAAAGGGTTTCTTTCCTTGTTAGCAGCAGGTGTTGTTGGTTCAGCCTTAACATTTTTCACAATTCCCCATACAGACCTTTATAATGATTCTTATGATAAGCTCGAAAAGCAGGTAGAGGAGTTATCTAATAAAGTGGAAGGTAAACAGACTGGGGCAATTACTGCGAATACAACATCGAATACAAAAACAAGTGATGGCACAATAGCTATTGCGGATATGGTGGAGTCATCTTCTAAAGCAATTGTAGGGATTGTAAACATGCAAAAGCAATCAAATCCATTTTCTCAGAATTCCAGTGATGTAGAATCTGGGTCTGGATCTGGTATTATCTTTAAGAAAGATAATCAATATGCATATATAGTGACAAATAACCACGTAATCGAAGGAGCAAATGCGTTAGAAATCTCCCTTTATAACGGGGATAAAACGGAGGCTAAGCTAATTGGGGCAGATGCTTTAACTGATTTAGCGGTAGTAAGAATTGATGCTAAATATGCTTCTGATATTATCAATTTTGGCGATTCTTCTACATTGAGACCTGGCGATCAAGTATGGGCTATTGGTAATCCACTTGGGCAAGAGCTGTCTCGAACAGTCACCCAAGGTATAGTAAGTGCTGTAGATCGAAGCATTACAGTAAATACATCTGCTGGTGATTGGGAATTTAATGTTATTCAAACCGATGCAGCTATTAATCCTGGTAACAGTGGAGGAGCTTTAATCAACTCATCAGGAGAGGTAATTGGTATAAATAGTTTGAAAATTAGTGATTCAGGTGTAGAAGGGCTAGGTTTTGCGATTCCTAGTAATGATCTTATCCCAATTGTGAATGAAATTATTGAAAAAGGGAAAGTAGAACGTCCATATCTTGGAGTAGGATTAGCAAGCTTAGAAGAAGTCCCTCGTATGTATTTGGAAGACCTTCCAAATAAAGTGTCAAAAGGAGTAATGATTACTAATATTGATGCTAATTCTGCCGCTGCTAAAGCAGGCTTAAAAGTTCAGGATGTTATTGTCGCCATTGATGGGAAAAAAGTAGCTAACTCAACAGATTTACGAAAATATCTATATTCAGAAGTGAAAATTGGTGATAAAGTAAAACTAGAAATTTATAGAGATGGCAAATCTCAAAAAGTGGAATTAACGTTAACAAGTAATAATACGATAAATTAA
- a CDS encoding peptidylprolyl isomerase, translating into MKNKKVLIPILVVVLVALIIGAVYLTQRSKTVATVEKEKITQEQLNKELNKQYGATVLNMMISNKVVDLEADKAKVKVTDKDVQAELDKMIKQYGGQETFNMLLAQNGMTEDLFKEQVEQNLKVTKILEPSIEITDDEIKTYFEDNKASFGTPEQVEASHILVKDEKTAKEVKKKLDNGEDFAKLAKEYSTDTQTKDKGGELGYFTSGKMVEAFDKAAFSMKVDEISDPVKTDFGYHIIKVTGKKEAKEATLEDSKAKIKETLLAQKVQEKAGTWLNEATSKYKIDNKLEKDQKDQKDQKDKK; encoded by the coding sequence ATGAAAAATAAGAAGGTTCTTATTCCTATTCTAGTGGTAGTACTAGTAGCGTTAATAATAGGAGCAGTTTATCTAACACAACGAAGTAAAACAGTCGCAACAGTGGAAAAGGAAAAGATTACACAAGAGCAACTAAATAAAGAGCTAAACAAACAATATGGCGCAACTGTATTAAATATGATGATCTCTAATAAAGTAGTAGATCTTGAAGCTGATAAAGCGAAAGTGAAAGTAACGGATAAAGACGTCCAAGCAGAATTGGACAAGATGATTAAACAGTACGGTGGACAAGAAACCTTTAATATGTTGTTAGCTCAAAATGGGATGACAGAAGATTTATTTAAAGAACAAGTGGAACAAAATCTAAAAGTAACAAAAATTCTTGAGCCATCTATCGAAATTACGGATGATGAAATTAAGACATACTTTGAAGATAATAAAGCAAGTTTTGGCACTCCAGAGCAAGTGGAGGCAAGTCATATCTTAGTAAAAGATGAAAAAACGGCAAAAGAAGTGAAGAAGAAGTTAGACAACGGGGAAGACTTTGCTAAATTAGCTAAAGAATATTCTACTGACACACAAACAAAAGATAAAGGTGGAGAATTAGGATACTTTACTTCAGGAAAAATGGTTGAAGCCTTTGACAAAGCGGCGTTCTCAATGAAAGTAGATGAAATTAGCGACCCAGTTAAAACAGATTTTGGATACCATATTATTAAAGTAACTGGTAAAAAAGAAGCAAAAGAAGCAACATTAGAAGATTCAAAAGCGAAAATTAAAGAAACCTTATTAGCACAAAAGGTTCAAGAAAAAGCTGGTACTTGGTTAAATGAAGCTACTTCAAAATATAAAATTGATAATAAGTTAGAAAAAGATCAAAAAGATCAAAAAGATCAAAAAGATAAAAAATAA
- a CDS encoding DUF3021 family protein: MEWRTKISSGLGTGSFIYLALIYFNGSTMVTTKTVTIVFLISIFVGVSAIIFEVEKISFLLALMAHYTATTLFVCFLYIANYGSQSLVNLIVSISFIYLLTYIVIIVKNKLIVRDLNNHLKKIKKN, translated from the coding sequence ATGGAATGGCGTACAAAAATATCATCAGGATTAGGAACAGGTTCATTTATATACTTAGCACTTATTTACTTTAATGGCTCAACAATGGTGACAACTAAAACAGTCACAATAGTCTTTTTGATTTCAATATTTGTAGGAGTATCAGCCATTATTTTTGAAGTTGAAAAGATTAGTTTTTTGCTTGCTCTCATGGCCCATTATACTGCAACGACTCTTTTTGTCTGTTTTTTGTATATAGCAAATTATGGTTCCCAAAGTCTTGTTAACCTGATTGTAAGCATATCATTCATTTATTTACTTACCTATATTGTCATAATAGTCAAAAATAAATTAATCGTAAGGGACTTAAATAATCACTTGAAAAAAATTAAGAAGAATTAA
- a CDS encoding LytTR family DNA-binding domain-containing protein, whose protein sequence is MKIVVNKILKKLDSQESAIFNIFEVTPSLEKVISILKESNYTIIAQDIDSEKFSQIKISDIFYLEYLERRIFLYTKNNSLTTRDSLSNFMKVLPKEFVQISKSTVVNSLYIKSFIAQKNGNLLLETIEHEQLIVSRRYVQNVKKSLQSLCY, encoded by the coding sequence GTGAAAATTGTAGTAAATAAAATCTTAAAAAAATTAGATTCTCAAGAGTCAGCAATATTTAATATTTTCGAAGTAACACCTTCGCTAGAAAAAGTAATCAGTATTTTGAAGGAAAGTAATTATACAATCATTGCCCAGGATATTGATTCAGAAAAATTTTCTCAGATAAAAATTTCGGATATTTTTTATTTAGAATATTTGGAACGCAGAATATTTCTTTATACAAAAAATAACAGTCTAACAACTAGAGATTCTCTATCGAATTTTATGAAAGTATTGCCGAAAGAATTTGTGCAAATCTCGAAAAGTACAGTTGTAAATTCCTTATATATTAAATCTTTTATTGCGCAAAAAAATGGCAATTTGCTCTTAGAAACAATTGAGCATGAACAATTGATTGTCAGCAGACGCTATGTTCAAAATGTCAAAAAGAGTTTACAAAGCCTCTGTTATTAA
- a CDS encoding ATP-binding cassette domain-containing protein encodes MLKIKHLQVKYKDFTALDIHSEINIKENDFVGVIGANGAGKSTLIKALTDQVRYTGLIEKPKNIAVHLQENSYPNVLTCQTIMEGLLKTTLKKDEKLKSLINFFNFQDILRKKVTQLSGGQKQRLTLIMVLYQDAPLTCFDEMTAGLDFESRSRLMEKIQEWYSGKNATLLLVTHYFDEIEKLANKLIIIDKGRLIEFGKTEDLFKKYIGYSTIIIEGDNENIVLQTGTKIISEKGKQAFSFSNKIDQEEAVKELIMLGKKFSISNNNIELIYLNAINQSKECQEN; translated from the coding sequence ATGTTAAAAATTAAACATTTACAAGTTAAGTATAAGGATTTTACCGCATTGGATATACACAGTGAAATTAATATCAAAGAAAATGACTTTGTTGGTGTTATTGGAGCAAATGGAGCGGGAAAGTCCACATTAATAAAAGCACTCACTGATCAAGTAAGATATACAGGACTTATAGAAAAGCCAAAAAATATAGCAGTTCACTTACAGGAAAATTCCTATCCAAATGTTCTTACTTGTCAAACAATCATGGAAGGATTGCTAAAAACAACATTAAAAAAAGATGAAAAGCTTAAATCTTTAATTAATTTTTTTAATTTTCAAGATATATTAAGGAAAAAAGTTACTCAATTATCTGGAGGACAAAAGCAGAGATTAACACTGATAATGGTACTCTATCAAGATGCACCTTTGACTTGTTTTGATGAAATGACAGCAGGCCTAGATTTTGAATCCCGTAGTCGATTAATGGAAAAAATTCAAGAATGGTACTCAGGAAAAAATGCGACATTATTGTTAGTAACACATTATTTTGATGAAATTGAAAAACTCGCAAATAAACTGATTATTATTGACAAGGGGCGTTTAATAGAATTCGGAAAAACAGAGGATTTATTTAAAAAATACATTGGCTACTCAACGATAATTATTGAAGGAGATAACGAGAATATAGTACTACAGACAGGAACAAAAATTATCAGTGAAAAAGGAAAACAGGCTTTTTCTTTTTCAAACAAAATTGACCAAGAGGAAGCCGTAAAGGAGTTGATTATGTTAGGGAAAAAATTTTCAATTTCGAATAATAATATTGAACTTATTTATCTAAATGCAATTAATCAAAGTAAGGAGTGTCAGGAGAATTAG